AAGTCAAGCCAGTAATATGAATTTGACAGGTTCCCAAATCTTTGTTAGAGTTTTCTTCAAATATGTATAACCTTTTCATGGGATGTTACCGATAGGGCATAACCTGAACTGGCTTGTTTACACTACAAGTGTATTCAGGCTGGTTTGGGTTTTTTTATTAACTATTCCCCTTTTGGTCTCCCTTTTATCTCACACTTGGAAGGAGAACGTTTATGTCCAGTTTTATTTTTCCTAAAGATTTTTTATGGGGCGGTGCCCTTGCAGCCAATCAGGCCGAGGGAGCTTATTTGGAAGGCGGTAAAGGGCTGAGTCTGGTGGATCTGCTGCCTACCGGAGAGAAGAGAAGAAGCATTATGAAGGGAAATGTTCCTTCACTCACCCCGCTTGAAAGCGAATTTTATCCTTCGCACGGAGCAATTGATTTTTACCATCACTATCGGGAGGATATTGCGCTATTTGCAGAAATGGGCTTTAAGGCGCTGCGTGTTTCCATTGCCTGGGCTCGCATTTTTCCAACTGGAGAAGATGCTGCTCCGAATGAAGCCGGGTTGCAATTTTACGATGATCTGTTCGACGAATTGCATAAGCATGGCATCCAGCCGGTGGTCACCCTCGCCCATTTTGACGTTCCGGTAGACCTTGTTGAAAAATATGGAGGCTGGCGGAGCCGGAAGCTGGTAAATCTGTTCGAAACTTATGCCAAAACAGTATTCGCCCGTTACAAGGATAAAGTGAAATACTGGATGACGTTCAACGAGATTAACATGCTGCTCCATTTGCCGTTCCTTGGCGCCGGGCTTGTATTCCAGGAAGGTGAAAACGTTAAACAAATTCAGTACCAGGCCGCACATCATCAGCTTGTCGCTAGCGCGTTGGCTGTAAAAGCGGGCCACGAAATCATTCCGGATGTCCAGATTGGCTGTATGCTCGCTGCAGGCAGCTTTTATCCGTACACGTGCAACCCTGAGGATGTGTATCAAGGAATGGAAAAAGACCGCGAATCCTACTTCTTCATCGATGTACAGTCACGCGGCGAATATCCTGGTTATGCGAAACGCTTCTTCAAGGATCATGGATTAAACATTGAGATGGAGCCTGGCGACGCCGATATTTTGAAAAATCATACTGTTGATTACATCGGATTCAGCTACTATTCGAGCCGGACGACCAGCACAGATCCCGAAATTGTCAAGAATATGACCAGCGGCAATGTGTTTGGCTCCGTGTCCAATCCGTATCTGGATAAGTCCGAATGGGGCTGGACGATTGATCCAAAAGGATTCCGCATTACAGCCAACCAATTGCATGACCGCTACCAAAAGCCGCTGTTCGTAGTGGAAAACGGTTTTGGTGCCAACGACGTGGTTACGCCGGAAGGAGAAGTCAACGACGATTACCGGATTGACTATCTGAAGCGACATATTGCCGAAATGGGCGAAGCTCTTCAAGACGGGGTCGAAA
This DNA window, taken from Paenibacillus kribbensis, encodes the following:
- a CDS encoding 6-phospho-beta-glucosidase, whose product is MSSFIFPKDFLWGGALAANQAEGAYLEGGKGLSLVDLLPTGEKRRSIMKGNVPSLTPLESEFYPSHGAIDFYHHYREDIALFAEMGFKALRVSIAWARIFPTGEDAAPNEAGLQFYDDLFDELHKHGIQPVVTLAHFDVPVDLVEKYGGWRSRKLVNLFETYAKTVFARYKDKVKYWMTFNEINMLLHLPFLGAGLVFQEGENVKQIQYQAAHHQLVASALAVKAGHEIIPDVQIGCMLAAGSFYPYTCNPEDVYQGMEKDRESYFFIDVQSRGEYPGYAKRFFKDHGLNIEMEPGDADILKNHTVDYIGFSYYSSRTTSTDPEIVKNMTSGNVFGSVSNPYLDKSEWGWTIDPKGFRITANQLHDRYQKPLFVVENGFGANDVVTPEGEVNDDYRIDYLKRHIAEMGEALQDGVEIIGYTSWGPIDIVSASSGEMKKRYGYIYVDRDNEGNGSLKRIKKKSFHWYKNVIQSDGENLGE